One Rhinoraja longicauda isolate Sanriku21f chromosome 18, sRhiLon1.1, whole genome shotgun sequence DNA segment encodes these proteins:
- the chst1 gene encoding carbohydrate sulfotransferase 1, with amino-acid sequence MTVSKARAMQCSWKAVLLLVAASLAVQYTAIRSFIAKPLAICRVSKPRGCPTAPDSTSTSSTTSTSTSTSCPPQSPATSHILVLATTRSGSSFVGQLLNQHSDIFYLFEPLYHVQTALINTSVRVRPATDGRRLVLGAYRDLLRGLFGCRLQELETYIKPAPELHRTQRLFRRGASRALCTPPVCTSRPPPEPGEGGAEGERWEEGECVRKCGSLNLTLASSVCLQRHHVAIKTVRIPEVGDLRTLLEDPLLNLKVIQLVRDPRGILASRIETFPESFRAWRIWRNSGRKPYNLDASHLSTTCADFLRSAGTGLARPGWLKGRYMLVRYEDLAREPEKKTREIYRFLGVSLDANVKGWIINNTRGAGASGNHKYATVRDSAATAEGWRLKLTFDMVELVQNICNLTLAQLGYKMVNSAEELRNVSISLAEDRTFLPFLCCLIRSAFPSLSVLCSAAQH; translated from the coding sequence ATGACTGTATCCAAGGCCAGGGCCATGCAGTGCTCGTGGAAGGCGGTGCTGCTGCTGGTGGCGGCTTCGCTGGCCGTCCAGTACACTGCCATCCGGAGCTTCATCGCCAAGCCGTTGGCCATCTGCCGGGTGTCCAAGCCGAGGGGCTGCCCGACCGCGCCggactccacctccacctcctccaccacctccacctccacctccacctcgtgCCCGCCCCAATCGCCGGCCACCAGCCACATCTTGGTGCTCGCCACCACCCGCAGCGGCTCGTCCTTCGTGGGGCAGCTGCTGAACCAGCACTCGGACATCTTCTACCTGTTTGAGCCGCTGTACCACGTCCAGACGGCGCTGATCAACACCAGCGTCAGGGTTCGCCCAGCGACCGACGGCCGCCGCCTGGTGCTCGGTGCGTACCGGGACCTTCTCCGGGGGCTGTTCGGCTGCCGTCTCCAGGAGCTGGAGACTTACATCAAGCCGGCGCCGGAGCTCCACCGGACCCAGCGCCTGTTCCGCAGGGGTGCGAGCCGGGCGCTGTGTACGCCGCCTGTCTGTACCTCCAGACCACCCCCAgagccgggggaggggggagccgaGGGCGAGAGGTGGGAGGAGGGCGAGTGTGTCCGCAAGTGCGGCTCCCTCAACCTCACCCTGGCCTCGTCCGTCTGCCTCCAGCGCCACCACGTCGCCATTAAGACGGTGCGGATCCCAGAGGTGGGAGACCTCCGGACCCTCCTGGAAGACCCCCTCCTCAACCTGAAGGTGATCCAGCTGGTGAGGGACCCCCGCGGCATCCTGGCCTCCCGCATAGAGACCTTCCCCGAGAGCTTCCGCGCCTGGAGGATCTGGCGCAACAGCGGCCGTAAGCCCTACAACCTGGACGCCTCTCACCTGAGCACCACCTGTGCCGACTTCCTGCGGTCGGCGGGCACCGGCCTGGCCCGGCCCGGCTGGCTCAAGGGCAGGTACATGCTGGTCCGGTACGAGGACCTGGCCAGGGAGCCCGAGAAGAAGACAAGGGAGATCTACCGCTTCCTCGGGGTCTCGTTGGACGCCAACGTCAAGGGATGGATCATCAACAACACCAGAGGCGCCGGTGCCTCCGGCAACCACAAGTACGCCACCGTGAGAGACTCAGCCGCCACCGCTGAGGGTTGGAGGCTCAAGCTCACCTTCGACATGGTGGAGTTGGTGCAGAACATCTGTAACCTGACCCTGGCACAGCTGGGCTACAAAATGGTCAACTCAGCCGAGGAGCTGAGAAACGTCTCTATCAGTCTCGCCGAAGACAGGACCTTCCTACCCTTTTT